Genomic DNA from Alicyclobacillus fastidiosus:
TGGAGCAGGCAGCAACCCCACTTCCGTAAGTTGGGCCGCTTGCGAGCAGTCAAGGATGCGCCAAGCGGCGGATCGGTCAACTGTCGCCGACCCGCAGCGATATCTGATCGAGAAATGCCCGAACGCGCTGGCGTGCACAAAGCCGATAGATCACCTTGCCGTGCCCGTATTCCGCAAGACATGTGAGGATCTTCGCGCGACCGTTTCGCTTGAAGCGCCAAACGTACTTGAGAAAGTCGAGATCCAGGCGCTCGGGGCAATCGGCCCCCATGTCCGGCCGGGTGCGCCCCCAGTGGCGGACGACTCGTTTGAGGCAGCGGTAGAGACAGAGTGGGCGCGGGAGATCGAGCCAAATGACGGTGTCCGCCGCCTCCACGCGCGGTCGCAAAGTCCCTCCGTAGTTGCCGTCGATGACCCAGGTCGGTTTGGCCAGGACATCCTCGTGAATGGCGAACCATTCATCGCGGCTACGCTCCACCCACCCTGGCTTCCAGTAGAGGCTGTCGAGATGGTAGAGTGGGAGCTCGAGGCGCTCTGCCAACTCTCTGGAGAAGGTGGACTTGCCCGCACCCGGAGAGCCAATGACAATGATTCGCCGCACGTTCTAACCCCCTCGTCGACTGTCGTTCCCCATCCGTCCGGGCCGTCAACCGCGCGTCACGGGCGCGCTTCGCGCAAAAGCCGCGTCAGGTATGGTACGTTTGGATAATCAACCTCTTGCAGACGTCGCACAGCCGCATCGACATCGTAAGGCACGCGCCGCAGATTGATGTCGACCCGCGCCCGGTGAAAGTCCACCA
This window encodes:
- a CDS encoding DNA topology modulation protein — encoded protein: MRRIIVIGSPGAGKSTFSRELAERLELPLYHLDSLYWKPGWVERSRDEWFAIHEDVLAKPTWVIDGNYGGTLRPRVEAADTVIWLDLPRPLCLYRCLKRVVRHWGRTRPDMGADCPERLDLDFLKYVWRFKRNGRAKILTCLAEYGHGKVIYRLCARQRVRAFLDQISLRVGDS